Genomic DNA from Enoplosus armatus isolate fEnoArm2 chromosome 7, fEnoArm2.hap1, whole genome shotgun sequence:
TTTCAGCAGCGGCAGTGCTCCAGACAACAATCCTAACAATGACTTGTTCCTGTTTCTTATTCTTTAAATAACATCAGGTTCATTTTCACTAGCTGCCTAATGCTCTCCCTAAAATTACCTGTGACcattgcttcttcttctctcttcctgaCAGGAGGTGAAGTATTTCCAGTTTCCCGgagagctgctgatgaggatgCTGAAGATGCTGATTCTCCCGCTGGTCGTGTCCAGGTACTGATGTCTGTCTCCTGCACTTCATTGTAGCCCATCACGCTTTGACGTAACACATCTTTCAGGCCTCGGGAGTGCAGGCACACTAACAGGATGTGCTCTAACTCATGTTAATGTTGTATCATGACAgtagcagaaataaaaaaaagtatttcaatcaatgcacaacatacagtatgagagTCTCAACAGCGAGTGCATACAGCTACGGTACCCCCCGAGGAGAAAACATCACCGCTTGTTTCCAACAATGTTTAGGGCTGTAATGTTTCCATTGATAGCTAGCAGTTAGTTTTGTAACATATAAAAGCCGAGAAGGCGGGAGCTGGCGAGTCAGTGTCGGAGTGAGAGCATATGGCTATGACTATTTCCTGGAGGCAGTATGTACAAGTGCAGAGCCaaactcaaaatcaaaacaaagaattgGTACAAaagatttgtttgttcattttttgtcACATAGACaaacattaacaataaaaatactgtattcTCTATGCTCTTCTGTTAGCCTGCTTGTCATGCTAGCCCCCGTTTTTGCTCACAAGGCTGCCCATGCGTCCTTTCGGGCTAATGTTACTGTCAGCAGTTGCGTTTCACAAAGTTGTCCAGCAGAGTGCATTTTAAGACGGCCCCCTCTGGAGCACACGGCACAATCTGTTGCTCTCACGCACTGAGAATTTTGAATTCAAACTGACGattacaaatgaaatattacatttttgtccCACATCCAAActtatataataaaatgtgacaacCCTCTCTACTCTGTCCTCTGGATTTTGACTTCTCCAGCAGCTAGAACAGACAGatgaaataaatgcaaaatggtCGATGCTTAGTCTTATATCGACCAATGAAACTAAACCCAAGACAACCACTGGGCAATTACTCATTAGAACTGGGCAGCTTTGGCTCAGAAGAGCAGATCGTCCATTGATCGCAGAGTTTGATCCCTGGTTCCTCCCGTCCACATATGTCCTTGAGCaggacactgaaccccaaattgctcccagTGGTTCGACCAGTGCTTTGCATGGCAGCTCTGTctccatgtgtgtgagtgcttgaAGGAAAGCAGAGTTAAAGACTaagatacagaaaaaaaggttttggatTTTTGGAGTTTCATACCCAAATGTGAGCACCAAATCAAATTTTCATATGCTTAAAACCCACCTCATTGAATAATAGCCTATAAACAATTGTTAGGTTTTGTGAACATAACcagtaaaatgtgttgaataatAGAGGTGGGGCTGGGGGCAAGAAtataaaacaagacatcttGTTGTTCGCTATTAAAGGGACATTTCCTTGACAAAAGATCTTAATTTTGTCGGTACACATGTACCTTTATCAGAGTTTATCGAGTGTCAGACCCTGGATCATCAGCCCTTGCAGCAAATCTGGCTGACCCTTGATCCTGACTTTCTATAATTATAAATGTAACAATAAAACGAATGAAAGCCCAGTGCTTCTTAGAGTGTAGGATTGTGCTGATAATAAAGATGGTAACAGGAGCTTAGAGGCCATCCGTTTTGCAATTGAAATGCAAATTAACTGACTTTAATGCAAAacttcttcatctctctcctggGGTCTCGCCCTCAGCCATCTCTTTCTCAtccacttctgtctctgtctcctggTCCTGCTCTTGGACTTTTTCATTTGTGCACTGGACAAATTTGTCTGCTGCTTTCTTGACTGTCTGAAACTCTCTTCTAGAGATGGGAATTGATAAGATTTTATTGATACCAATGCCATTATCCATTCTGCTTATCGGAGAATTACGGCGCACTGGACCTGGGAGGTGATGCCCTGCGTTGTGTCCGGCTGAATCAAGAACATTCTAGCTGTCTGGATGTCAGTGGAAATACTTTCTTGAATTAGATGCTGAATTGTATCCATCACTGAGTTTACCCAACCTGGAGGTTTGGACCCTCACAACAGGGACAAATCTAAGAAGACTGGACTGTTACActaaattatatttcatttttcagactttcctgtaatctttgctttgtgaattactagataattttacttttaataattCAGTAAAGCaaggaaaaaggcaaaaaaaaacgtttttggTTCAACGAGTGACAACCAGTACACAAATACCACACGTGAAGAGGGGTCTCAAGCAGACGCGGCATCGTTTTAAGGGGTCTCAAGCTAAAAAGTTTGGCTTAAATGATCTGATAAggttctctctcttttatacTTTAACTATGTGTGTTGTGTCGGACACAAATACAATAATGGCACAGCTGCTTTGAGTATCTGCTGTATTCATCACTGTGTCCCTGACTGAAAGCACTGAGGGATTAAGCATTGATCCTGACATTCACAAGAGAAATCCAACAAACACCACTAACACTGATGTGATGCCAGCTTGGCAGTGATTAAAATTCGGTCTATGTGGTTACTGGTATTACTGATATCCTCTGGTGCTTACTGGTTATTGATGTATAAATTACCTGGAGCATTCTTCATTATCTCCAACACATTTCATGCAATGTGAACAACTCATTACGATGACTGAATGGATTTGAAGCTGCAGGTCAGAGCTCTGAATTCTTTGTGTGCCGTGAGGATGGCCGTTCGAGCATGGTGTCGTGAGGCAAAGAACGGCGGCGAGATTGTTTGAAGTTTTATGTTTGAAGTTTTCAGATTGATTGATTACATAGTCCTGTGTATGTTAAGAATATTGTCCAAGGTCTTGGCCTCATAAAACCCTTTCTAAACGCATTGGCTTCACTCAGAAACCCCCCCGTTACTAAGCTGCtgaaaaattcacatttttaagaTACATAGTTTTACACCTCACAACATTATCATCATAAGTTGATTGTCAAAGCGGGTAACATGGGAAAGAATGAATTGCACTGACTCATTTGCTATAACATGGTTCAACATGCAATATGAGTATAAATTGTTAAAGCACCAACTATCAGTCTAACTCGGATGTTTCCTCTTCCAGTTTGATGTCCGGACTGGCAGCCCTCGACGCCAAGTGTTCCAGTCGGCTTGGCCTGATCACAGTGTCTTATTACCTGTGGACCACCTTTGTGGCCGTGATAGTGGGGATCATCATGGTTTCCATCATCCACCCGGGCGGCGCAGCACAGAAAGAGGACTCTGAGGACAGCGGCAAGCCTATCATGAGTTCTGCTGATGCTCTGCTGGACCTCATCCGGTAAGACCACCGTGACATCCATCCGACTACACATTTGTACACCGCAAACAACTGATTCCCAGCGACATTCGATAGATGGCGATCACTGTGTGATTGTACAGACTGTGCAGACTGGAATGGTGTGGAGTGGAGCACATCATGCTGGCTTTAAGGAGATCTCTTCACAGCCATGTGGCAGCAGAAGAAGTCTGTGTTATGTCAAGTGTTCCATTAATCACTGACATTTGGGGAGACACTGTTCGGTAAACTGCAATTTGTTCACACCAGGGAGAGGATGATTAGCAGAGAACAAACAGGGCTTGGGAGGGCTGCTGCTGACACCCACCGAAAGTGGCACTctgatttttttctgtgctgcagGCGATGTGTGTTGTCAGGGTTAAAAGGTGATGTATGGATCTGAATTctgaagagagagacatacGGGAGGGGGACCGCAAGAGGATGAGATACAAGGCGATTGATccagtgtgtttacatatacatacagtacctgACATATACAAATAAATTAGAGTTTTATGAGGCCATTTTGTGAAAATCACAATTTTCATAATATATTGTGTCAGCTTGTGTGTCCAAATGAGGGCGGGGGAGGATCTGAAGGTATACTTCAGTACGGGAGTCACCATTATTGTGAAGTCAGTTTcctgcagagccacagaggacattatacaaCTTGCATGATTGGGCTTGATCAACCCCATTATTTTCAGCCCCACCTCTGACAAATGAACACATGGAATATGTCTTTTTACAGGTATGAGGTGCGCCAACCTATCAGTCATTATAAATGAAACCAATTACATGATTTGTGAGTGGCATAACTGGGTTTGAAGCAGCAGCCGGAGAAGTTAATGGTGTTGGAAATGGATGattaacaaacaacatttttggtTGTTATATTCTCAAAATCCAATTTTCTCCAAATATTCTCCAGAGAGAAGAATAAATACATGTAGTGTCTCATAGCATGTTCCCATGGAAATATTTCTGCCATCATTGTGACATTGGAGGCATGCTGCTAAACAAAAGGTgggaacacaaacagcaacGTCCTGAGATGCCAGACGGCACAATAGTTTAGttcagcattttactgtggaaaACATGTTGTTATTGTACGGTATGTTACTGTGTTCTTTGACAAACTCTCATGGCcatcaaaacagagaaagggggggggggtaatatatatatgtatgtctggactattaaaacatatgtaGTGTGTTCCCGAAAAATATAAGGAATCATTGTTGAGTGTTGAGTTGAGTTGATGAGTTTTATACAAAGTTAgtgctagttttacacaaactttcACTATTTAAGTTAagtgtacagttaattgttctgtgctgtgattgtttttttatgcaatgaatatgaTGAACGATATTTCTGAAAAggtaggctactttttcccctttttatgtgggtgggggccgtcagtgtatatacattGGTAAAATAGAataaggttgggaaccactgaggTGACTTGTGATCACCATGGTTTTGGGGGGCAGCAGCCCCTTTGTTTGagtttattttatcttattttagtGGAGCTGAAATGAAGGTGAGACCACCAGATTCTAGCAGTTACACTGTCCACCTCACTCCTTACTGTTCACACAGAATCAGTTCTTAGTGAGTGATAACACCTTTCTAGAGCAGACGTCATCCTCACAGCATCCTAGTTTTTCCAGACTGTGTGGATTTGCCACAAATCCTGAgacaggattaaaaaaaacattggttgTCTTAAGCTTTTCGATTCCCGTAATTCTGGGATGACTTCATTGTTgactaaaaaaacatttaatcttCTTTAATAGAAGATTTTACTCAGTTTCTCAGACCCAGTATCGGTAAACAGGAGTATTAACGGTCACCTGTCATACATTGTGCCTCTGCAAGTAAATGTTTGGTAGTCTAATccaagcattttattttttgctgttgGGGGAATAATGGGGTGAGTCAAGGCTATTAATCAGACCCCACTGAGCTTTGTAGGCAGGCTGAATGGATCAGCAGGTGATCTTAAGAATGCAGTCAATATAAACTCTTACAAAAATGATGCTTTaagtgtaaatatgaagctgagcacataaaaaataatagTAGAAGCAGTTCATATTTGACTTTTGGGACTTACGTAAACCTGACAAGCTGTAAACACTACACTGACATATTACCACTTTATACAGTTGATATGGCAAACCTGACAGCAAAGAACTGCCCATTATTAAAGTCCAGCAGACCAGGAGCAACTTTCCctctagctctgttttggtctccgcCAGCTCCTAAGGTTAAATATGCCTCCTCTTCGATGCTTTGATTGAGCTactgtgttcaccagccagTCGCAAACTTGTGTGTTGGcaggtgttggtgttggtgttgggcAGGTAGCGCACATGGTGTTCATCAGTGCTTTTTGCTTGCTGCTGCCGGAAACAAGGTCAGACAAATGCGGCAAGAGTGAACCTGGACAGTGAAGTTTTGTAGTAAAAccctaaacaatgagctgaaagacccATGGTGAGAACCAATGTTCTCATAACTTCTGGATTCATAATATAACtacatcattatcatcacatttatttgtacTGTTCCTTCAGTATGCCACGCTGGCCACATAGCTAGTTTATGCTATTGCACTTTTCGGGTATATTCgttttctttggttttatgTGCGTCAAAGGTTTTGGGTggcttcatgttgttttgacaGGTATCCCCATACCTCCTTTGACTTTGAAACTTCAAAACTGTTGGTATGGTTTGGTTGTATTTCAGAAATAAGgtatttcattgtattgttatatacagtaacttcagtagcacaagtagagaagagttATAAAGTCAGTGAATTGACTGAGTGATGTCAGTTACAATAATCTACTGtatctatctaaagtttgctaacattagccaccacaatctactggtcataccagaccgtGCAAGGCTGTAGCAGCATAACCCTGGAGAGTATTGATGTGCAATGTGGCGTTTTATTGCTAAcgaatttaaatttaaatttgaggaaaaatgtgttatttctccTTTCAATAGCTACATAGCCCTGCTGTAAGTGCTGTAGTTTAAGCTGTTCCGTCATAAAGTTTTTCCAGAGTGTCTCTTGTAAGTaatccatattttatttttaagcaaTCACACCTTTGTGTGCCATTAGGTTTTTATTACAGCTTACAACAGCAGAGGTAAAAGTGCCTGTTTGGCCCATTATTGTCAGACCTGATCTAGCGTATCATATGTTATATATCCCCCTCTCTCCAAACTGGGAGTCTAGTAGGTGGAGTGCAGAGGAAGGTTTTAAAAACGACTTTTTGGAAAACAACTCCATAGTTGTGTGGGTTGCTTAGGTTGGGCCATTATACATATTTGGATAAGGTTAGAGCGAGGTTTTGGTCttgtttaaataaacacatttttccctgaaaatgaaacacagcagaaaccTTTCAGCCAAATGTTTCAGTCAAATGAACCCAAATGAAGCCTTAAATTGCAGCATATCATACCAATTTAAAAGTGTTGTTCTTAATAAGCAGAAACATGATGTGAAGTCAAGCCTGCCGAGTGGACAAATTTCTGTGTTGCACAACATCACCAACTGCAGGCAAACAGACCAGCAagcatgcattttatttcagcatGATTTGCTTTGTTTAGACAGGAGGTTAAATGTCACTGGATGTTATCAAATTACAGAGCAGGAGAATGTTTTACCCCGGGGCCACAGCagaatgatttgtttttgttgttcgttttcattattttatttggatGAATGTGAATAATTACGTCTCCTGCCACCACCGCTCCTACAGAGAGGTTACAGTGTGAGAGCTGCACTGTTCACCGCTGCAGCCTCCCGCTCTGTACTATGTTAGCTTGtccaaaacactgacatgttacAGTAGGAACCCGCTAACTATGACTCATTGTCATGTCATTTACGCCATTGCATGAACCTGCATGAAAGAGGGTCTTTGTGCACCCCAAAGCATCCATTCTCTAATTGTTAGCATGCATTCTTATTGTTCAACCTTTCTGAACCACACAGCAGAGTTTTTATAAGTGTGTATCTTTGCTTTGCAGCAACATGTTCCCAGCTAATCTGGTCCAGGCCACATTTCAGCAGGTAAGACCTCTTTCAAGactctcaaacacaaaaacatagcTTTTTTTAGGACTTAAATGCAGgtcttttttttgcttctgtttctgttccctGGCAACAGTATCGAACAAGTAGCGAGTACATTGTGAAACCCAAGCCGACGGTGAGTCAGTCCCAATCCACCACGCGGCGAGCGCTCATCTACGGTATCCAGGATGATAATGGAACTGACATCCAGAACTTCGCCCTTGACCTGACCCCACCTCCTGACGTGCTCATACGGACTCGGGAAGGAACAAGCGATGGAATGAATGTCCTTGGAATTGTAATTTTTTCCGCCACCATGGGTAACAGCCTGCATAGTTTTTCACTGAGTTCTAATGTGTAACTTTTGGCTTCAAGTAGCACTTATCATTGAAAATATAAAggtgtttattttcattgtgctATATATTTTCACAGGTATTATGTTGGGAAGGATGGGACCAAATGGCAGCGCCTTGGTAAACTTCTGCCAGAGCCTGAATGAGGCCGTCCTTAGAATTGTTGCCATTGTTATATGGTATGGATTTCTTACATATACTAAACATTTTGTTGTAGGAAGCTATAGACGTGTTTCCCTTTCACGAACAATAAAGGATGCAGCTGGAAGTTTAAAAATGCATAGCCATAATGGTACGACTATGCTAATATATGGACATTTTCAGTGTTCACAAGAAGGAGCGTTTTACTTTTGTGTATGTAGCACTCATGCTCACATTACCAAAACTTTTTCACTACATGCCACACTGGTAGACATCTGTCGGCTTTGGCTAGCTAACATGATGCATGTAATTGCAGTGAAAAAGGGCAGCTATAGTAGCAGTGATAACGCTAAGCCAGACTTCACAAAGGTAGTGAGAAATTACGTCTGTGTTCGAGAACATTAACGGGCAGCATAGGTTAAGAGTACAGAAGCCCCCCTCATTCAAGTAaatttatatacagtttatgaATGTTAGCATCAAAAAAGTTACCTTCATGAAATACCTGCTTTTTGCCTGCTGCAGAagttaacattagcatgtacGAACATTAGCAGTAGAaaaaagtaacattagcattcatgaAATTCCTGCTCTTTGCGTGCAGAGGCCCCATCTCTCTGGATATTAGAAACGTAAACATGTATCCTTTAgcataaaaaaagtaaagtttgcATACAGAAAATTCCTGCTGTTTGCGTGCTGCGCAAGTTAAGAGCACAGTGGCCACCTCCTTCTGGACATGAGTAATGTTTGCATGTGAGAAGTGTCTTCCTTCAAAATATACCAGACACAGATGTATGTTAGATGTGTTATGTTGGTGCCAAACCTCAtatgaaattaatatttaattaatgaGTGTTTTTGGTAATCATTGAGGGGGGGTTTGCAATCCTTGAAGTTTATGGTTTGTTTTATACCCCCCACTAGCATGTGCATTTCATGATGACGTTGCTGGGAAACCTGTCTATAGGTCAACAAATCTAACAGTTGAATAACTTGTACAAGACTTCACAGCCACTGTTGCTGACTTTGAGCTGCTCCTCATTCTGCCAGGTACTTCCCGTTTGGTATCGTGTTCCTGGTGGCCGGCAAGATCCTGGAGATGAGTGATCCGTCAGCCATGGGGAAAAAGCTGGGTTTCTATGCCGTCACTGTGGTGTTTGGTCTGGTGTTGCACGGCTTGTTCATCCTGCCTGCCATGTACTTCTTCATCACCAAAAAGAGCCCCATCGTTTACATACGGGGAATCCTGCAAGCCCTGCTCATCGCCCTGGCAACCTCTTCCAGGTAAAGCAAATGCCTGCAAAGAGAACAAACTGTTTACATTGAGTGTTTTTTGACCATGAAAAGCCTCAAAGGAACATTGGGAGATCAGGAAAcatctggtgtgtgtgggaagagaaggagatgtTAATGAAAATTCCTCGCATTTGATTAGACTGGCACCTGTTAATTTATGTTTGGTCAGGTCTGCacgtgtgcatgcatatgtttTTGATTGGATTGGATATAGCTCCTCTATATAAACTGACTTGTGAATTCAAATGACAGTGAAATtagtgtttttgcatgttttagcttGTTCACATTAGCAGGCATTACGTTCACTGTGGTAGATTTCGGACTGGTTTAATTTTCATACccatacagaaatgaatgaaaaccagtGACTGCCTGGAGGGTAGGAAAGCGACAAACTGAAAatctaaaacacaacatgctttggaaaatgcCCCTCGGCAATGTAAGGCCatgtaatttgattaaaacacacaaaaacgtTGGCATGGtccattacatttttacatgtgaaaTCAATCCTTGTTCTTGTGGCAGACTGGAGAAGGCAGTGTGCATTCagcttgtgttgctgttgatCACAGTATTTTGTGGGGGTGTTTAGCCGAGCCAAGGAGTAAGAGACTGCTGCAGTGACCAGCCAGCATAAAAGCATCTGCTGCATTCTGAATGTCTTGAAAAACATTGTCACATCCATTCATGTTCATAAGGGTTTCAGCCGTTTCTCTCACCAAAACCAACCTTAAATAGATATCACCCTGTTAACGCGCATGCCCAGAGGGAAATAACAGGTTGTCATGAAATGATTTTTGCCTGACCTTTGAATGTTCTGAGCTCTCTGTGttgttctctgtcttcctcagcTCTGCCACATTGCCTATAACCTTCAAGTGCCTCTTAGAGAACAACCACATTGACCGCCGCATCATCCGTTTTGTGCTCCCCGTGGGCGCCACCATCAATATGGACGGCACCGCTCTCTATGAGGCTGTGGCAGCAATATTCATTGCACAAGTAAATAATTATGAGCTGGACTTTGGCCAGATCATCACCATCAGGTCAGTGGACCGTGCAATAAACCATCTGTGCTTCTAAGCTCATTATCGTTGGTATTTTAAAGCAATGATATCAATGGCAACAAATCCTTTACACTGAATAGCAGAAATACATTATACCATATGTATGTCTCTGGTTTTTAAAATATCCACTTAGATTTTTTTGTGAGATTTTCTGGCCTAGATTACTGGGATGGCCTTCCCCGTAGACGTTATCACCAATGCACACAAGGAAAACTTGCTttctaattaaatgttttaacacaCCCCTTGTGttgtgaggaaaaacacactcCTACGGTGTATCCTAGAAGAGCATATACGGTTTCTGACATGCCTGGTGTATTCAAGAACAAATCCTTTACTGTTGTGTTGTGATAACTGACTCCCAAAATTATATATTTAGATGTACCTGTATCTACCG
This window encodes:
- the slc1a7b gene encoding solute carrier family 1 member 7b; this encodes MAVALDAVWVRVKNVCKQNGLLIMSVLAVVIGCLLGFFLRTRRLTEQEVKYFQFPGELLMRMLKMLILPLVVSSLMSGLAALDAKCSSRLGLITVSYYLWTTFVAVIVGIIMVSIIHPGGAAQKEDSEDSGKPIMSSADALLDLIRNMFPANLVQATFQQYRTSSEYIVKPKPTVSQSQSTTRRALIYGIQDDNGTDIQNFALDLTPPPDVLIRTREGTSDGMNVLGIVIFSATMGIMLGRMGPNGSALVNFCQSLNEAVLRIVAIVIWYFPFGIVFLVAGKILEMSDPSAMGKKLGFYAVTVVFGLVLHGLFILPAMYFFITKKSPIVYIRGILQALLIALATSSSSATLPITFKCLLENNHIDRRIIRFVLPVGATINMDGTALYEAVAAIFIAQVNNYELDFGQIITISITATAASIGAAGIPQAGLVTMVIVLTSVGLPTDDITLIIAVDWALDRFRTMVNVMGDALATGIMAHICRKDFMKEGDGVPLICETKPAMNNPPLMNCHNNNGNYRPPSSGVKHELIPSDVARLMQLEEGIRPPLERKKPPIPPRQLKKSKEQCAIDMNGLETNV